A window of Kribbella sp. NBC_00382 genomic DNA:
CGACCTCACCGCGGCCGTCGCGTTCTTCGAGGAACTCGGGATGGAGCTGGAAGGCAAGGCGCAGGTCGAAGGCCCTTGGGCCGACCAGTGCGTCGGGCTCGACGGCGTCCGCTGCGACATCGCGATGATGCGTACCCCGGACGGCCACAGCCGGCTCGAGCTGGCGAAGTACCTGAGCCCCGCGCCGACCGGCGACGGACCGGGCAGCACGCCGCACAACACGATCGGTAT
This region includes:
- a CDS encoding VOC family protein; this translates as MALQRMDNTGIVVDDLTAAVAFFEELGMELEGKAQVEGPWADQCVGLDGVRCDIAMMRTPDGHSRLELAKYLSPAPTGDGPGSTPHNTIGMHRVMFAVDDLDDTVARLRPHGAEIVGEIANYQDIVRICYLRGPDGIFVGLSEFR